One Schlesneria paludicola DSM 18645 DNA segment encodes these proteins:
- a CDS encoding co-chaperone GroES — protein MSDYVEPLGKRILIRKDESRQTTRGGIVLPDSSEIPTITGRVVEISVQIERDDDFPIRKYDKVLFHPKHAIPVDFEADNLLYVVPIEDVVAIFRRDPAATLRPRHADDSPADEDLPSSEE, from the coding sequence TTGAGCGATTACGTTGAGCCGTTGGGAAAGCGAATTCTCATTCGCAAAGACGAGAGTCGTCAGACGACCCGCGGTGGCATTGTTTTGCCCGACAGTTCCGAGATCCCCACGATTACCGGCCGAGTGGTCGAGATCAGTGTTCAAATTGAACGGGATGATGATTTTCCGATCCGCAAGTATGACAAGGTCTTATTCCACCCGAAGCATGCGATTCCGGTGGATTTCGAGGCGGATAACTTGTTGTATGTCGTTCCTATCGAAGACGTTGTTGCCATTTTTCGCCGCGATCCCGCAGCCACGTTGCGACCGCGACACGCTGATGATTCCCCCGCCGATGAAGACCTCCCGAGCAGCGAAGAATAA
- a CDS encoding dihydrodipicolinate synthase family protein, translated as MSAFDPLSLLKPRRKVTGISAILLPFTQAGDVDWPAFHAHVQRTLESGLTPAVNMDTGYVNLLDRATQDAVLQQTREVAGGRPFVAGAFVSDGEGDAFRPDEYARRIEVIQSHGGTPIIFQSYGLTRQSGPKIVASYEKLARTADRFLAFELTQDLASFGAIYDLETFAAVMSIPQCVGVKHSSFHREPEWQRLVLRNANRPEFVIFTGNDFAIDMIMYGSDYLLGLSTFAPDLFAQRDHFWETGDPRFYELNDQLQYLGYFAFRRPSPAYKHSAAQFLNLRGWINSSHTHPQSRTRPDSDRDVLRELGQRLGVVSPT; from the coding sequence ATGAGCGCATTTGACCCTTTGTCGCTATTGAAACCTCGACGAAAAGTCACTGGGATCTCCGCGATCCTGTTGCCGTTCACTCAGGCGGGCGACGTTGATTGGCCGGCGTTTCACGCGCATGTGCAACGGACTCTGGAATCCGGTCTCACTCCTGCGGTGAACATGGACACTGGCTACGTGAATCTGCTGGATCGCGCCACTCAGGATGCGGTGCTGCAGCAGACACGAGAGGTTGCTGGGGGGCGTCCGTTTGTTGCCGGTGCATTCGTATCCGATGGTGAAGGAGATGCTTTCCGGCCGGACGAGTATGCCCGTCGCATTGAGGTCATTCAGTCGCATGGTGGGACGCCCATCATTTTTCAGTCCTATGGATTGACCCGTCAATCGGGCCCGAAAATCGTGGCATCCTACGAGAAATTGGCTCGAACCGCCGATCGTTTCCTGGCGTTTGAATTGACGCAAGATCTGGCTTCGTTTGGAGCGATTTACGATCTGGAAACGTTTGCCGCGGTCATGTCGATTCCGCAGTGCGTGGGTGTGAAGCATTCGTCGTTTCATCGAGAGCCGGAATGGCAGCGCCTCGTCCTGCGGAATGCCAATCGTCCCGAATTTGTCATCTTCACTGGCAATGATTTTGCCATCGACATGATCATGTACGGCAGCGACTACTTGCTGGGGCTCAGTACGTTTGCTCCGGATTTGTTCGCGCAGCGGGATCACTTTTGGGAAACGGGTGATCCCCGGTTTTACGAGCTGAATGACCAGTTGCAGTACCTGGGCTATTTCGCCTTTCGTCGTCCATCTCCTGCCTATAAGCATTCGGCGGCGCAGTTTTTGAATCTCCGCGGCTGGATCAATTCCAGCCATACGCATCCACAATCGCGGACGCGCCCTGATTCGGATCGAGACGTGCTGCGCGAACTGGGCCAGCGTCTGGGCGTGGTCTCGCCAACCTGA
- a CDS encoding DUF1559 family PulG-like putative transporter, with the protein MTLIETLVVTAIVAVLVALLLPAIQRAREVARRTQCKNHLKQLGLAMHTYENVHGQFPIAALWNVDTSTSTLRFGQSWGQALLPFLDQAALSNAFDVTQPIWSGLQNKSLIATRLPTFVCPSTPLTTPNTTTWSHATVAAGGGLNCGVVPSTPITATWGRCDYIVNCDIRSPLRSNLISAGVPPSGTIGFFYCGSANSCAVVSGVSTSGSYDASPTVAKVTDGLSNTMMIAELAARNQLWELGKNYTSPPSTDTPAAAANFFNLLNQQTHFGGGGWADPNNDQWVDGGNRDGNNDIRDVNGDRNSCVINCTNLSYRAFYSFHTGLSQVVMGDGSVKALSENMDDTVLAFLITRSGGEVAGNY; encoded by the coding sequence ATGACTCTGATCGAGACACTCGTTGTTACGGCGATCGTTGCCGTGCTGGTTGCGTTGCTATTGCCAGCCATTCAGCGAGCGCGCGAAGTTGCTCGCCGAACACAGTGTAAGAATCATTTGAAGCAACTCGGCCTGGCAATGCACACGTACGAGAATGTTCACGGACAGTTTCCGATTGCCGCACTCTGGAATGTCGACACGTCAACCAGCACCTTGCGGTTTGGACAGTCGTGGGGACAGGCCCTGCTGCCATTCCTCGATCAGGCTGCGCTCTCCAACGCCTTTGACGTGACTCAACCAATCTGGTCCGGACTGCAAAACAAGAGCCTGATCGCGACCCGTTTGCCCACGTTCGTTTGTCCTTCAACACCGCTGACGACTCCAAACACCACCACCTGGAGTCACGCAACAGTGGCCGCAGGTGGTGGGCTTAACTGTGGCGTGGTTCCCAGCACACCGATCACCGCCACCTGGGGGCGTTGCGACTATATCGTCAATTGTGATATCCGCTCGCCCCTCCGTTCGAATCTGATCTCGGCGGGCGTCCCGCCCTCAGGGACGATCGGCTTCTTCTATTGCGGCAGTGCCAACTCTTGCGCCGTTGTTTCAGGGGTGTCGACGTCCGGAAGCTATGACGCTTCGCCCACCGTCGCAAAGGTCACGGACGGACTTTCGAACACGATGATGATTGCGGAGTTGGCCGCGAGAAATCAGCTTTGGGAACTGGGCAAGAACTACACGTCCCCCCCTTCAACGGACACCCCGGCCGCCGCCGCGAATTTCTTTAACTTGCTCAATCAGCAAACACATTTCGGCGGAGGAGGCTGGGCCGATCCGAACAACGATCAATGGGTCGACGGTGGCAATCGAGATGGAAACAACGATATCCGTGATGTGAACGGCGATCGAAACTCGTGTGTCATCAATTGTACAAATCTCAGTTATCGCGCGTTCTACTCATTCCATACAGGACTTTCACAGGTTGTCATGGGCGACGGATCGGTCAAAGCTCTCAGCGAAAACATGGATGATACAGTGCTGGCATTTCTCATCACTCGATCCGGCGGTGAAGTTGCCGGGAACTACTGA
- a CDS encoding YbhB/YbcL family Raf kinase inhibitor-like protein, with amino-acid sequence MSGCESQSTSATRSTSEAAAGHAPLTVSCPAISQNSECPREFTSTGAGSSPEIHWSGAPPETKSFAISLWRRYDDPSADAAWTSSYWLIYNIPADITSLPKDVQDIGVEGYNDSGKKGYYSLRSKKVGVGQYHLTVYALSDELAFSSDMQTRRDFLNAAKGMILAEGTLDFHYDNSKAKLTQK; translated from the coding sequence ATGTCGGGTTGCGAATCGCAGTCAACGTCAGCGACGCGCAGCACAAGCGAGGCTGCGGCGGGGCATGCACCGCTGACCGTAAGCTGTCCCGCCATCTCTCAGAACAGCGAATGTCCACGTGAATTCACGAGCACCGGTGCGGGCTCGTCGCCCGAGATCCATTGGAGCGGCGCACCACCGGAAACAAAAAGTTTCGCGATCAGTCTGTGGCGCCGGTACGATGACCCCAGCGCCGATGCCGCGTGGACCAGCTCGTACTGGCTGATTTACAATATCCCGGCGGACATCACATCGCTGCCCAAAGACGTTCAAGACATCGGCGTCGAAGGGTATAACGATAGCGGCAAGAAAGGGTACTATTCGCTACGTTCCAAAAAAGTCGGCGTTGGTCAGTATCATCTCACCGTCTACGCATTGTCAGACGAACTGGCTTTTAGCTCGGACATGCAAACTCGACGCGATTTCCTGAACGCCGCCAAAGGAATGATCCTGGCCGAAGGGACACTCGATTTTCACTATGACAATTCGAAAGCAAAGCTGACTCAGAAGTGA
- a CDS encoding DUF1559 domain-containing protein, with translation MRLFPRGYPSRMRQGFTLIELLVVIAIIAVLIALLLPAVQQAREAARRTQCKNNLKQLGLAIMNYESSFNQLPMAAVWTINATSSNVGTPTYGQGWGQAILPFMDQANITNSFDMTQPIWSGAVNQSLIAKSLPAFKCPSTPDIAATSTTWLASPLRGSPSSGFNPPADIVVPSWGRADYIVLCDVRSPLYKDLPNASTQTRHGMWYMGDTNAAAVVSSTGIALTGASFDGSPKIAKVTDGMSNTIMIAEKAARNQLWEKGMQRTASNPDADPSGSSDYLAYLSNQNNYAGGGWADPNNVEWLDGTNRNGMVGSYNSAANGDPSQTNSCAINCSNLTAHSLYSFHTGTVHVAMGDGTVRSISESISDVVLACLITRAGGEVIGEF, from the coding sequence ATGCGATTGTTCCCCCGCGGCTATCCGTCACGAATGCGTCAAGGGTTCACACTGATCGAATTGCTGGTGGTGATCGCCATCATCGCGGTCCTGATCGCGTTGCTGCTACCAGCCGTTCAGCAAGCCCGCGAGGCGGCTCGCAGAACACAATGCAAAAACAATCTGAAGCAGCTTGGTCTGGCGATCATGAACTACGAAAGCTCGTTCAATCAATTGCCGATGGCTGCGGTCTGGACCATCAACGCGACCAGTTCCAACGTCGGAACGCCGACCTACGGCCAAGGCTGGGGACAGGCGATTCTGCCATTCATGGATCAGGCCAACATTACGAATTCCTTCGACATGACTCAGCCCATCTGGTCGGGCGCCGTGAATCAGTCGCTGATTGCCAAAAGCCTGCCCGCGTTCAAGTGCCCGTCCACTCCCGATATTGCCGCGACGTCCACAACTTGGCTCGCATCGCCCCTGCGCGGCAGCCCTTCGTCCGGATTCAATCCCCCCGCTGATATCGTGGTTCCATCGTGGGGCCGCGCGGATTACATCGTTTTGTGCGACGTCCGCAGCCCCCTGTACAAGGACCTGCCGAACGCCAGTACGCAAACTCGTCACGGGATGTGGTACATGGGTGACACCAACGCTGCTGCCGTGGTGAGCAGCACGGGGATTGCGTTAACGGGAGCCAGCTTCGACGGATCACCCAAGATCGCCAAGGTGACCGACGGTATGTCGAATACCATCATGATTGCCGAGAAGGCCGCACGAAACCAACTGTGGGAAAAAGGGATGCAGCGTACCGCTTCTAATCCCGATGCCGATCCCTCGGGAAGCAGCGATTACCTGGCGTATCTCTCCAATCAGAACAACTACGCCGGTGGTGGTTGGGCCGATCCCAACAATGTGGAATGGCTGGATGGTACCAACCGCAACGGGATGGTCGGCAGCTACAACTCGGCCGCGAATGGCGATCCATCACAAACGAATTCGTGCGCGATCAACTGCAGTAACCTGACCGCCCACTCGCTGTACTCGTTCCATACAGGAACGGTTCATGTGGCGATGGGTGACGGCACCGTGCGTTCGATCAGTGAAAGCATCAGCGACGTGGTGCTGGCTTGTTTAATTACCCGTGCAGGCGGTGAAGTTATCGGCGAATTCTGA
- a CDS encoding sigma-70 family RNA polymerase sigma factor, whose product MDEKTRRLTRMWMSAQPIVSSFVSTMVHDFAARDDIMQEVIAAVVESFDKYDPEKPFVGWLLGIARNQVGLYRRRSHRDRLVFDDSTVDQLACAFSELPDGEIHKLEFLRGCLEKLSERDRRLCDLRYEQDLKPSGIATTLGITSNRVSKALQRIRDQLRNCIERQVAQAKGAL is encoded by the coding sequence ATGGACGAAAAGACCAGGCGACTCACACGAATGTGGATGTCGGCGCAGCCGATTGTCTCGTCGTTTGTGTCGACGATGGTGCATGACTTCGCGGCGCGTGACGACATCATGCAGGAAGTCATCGCCGCTGTGGTCGAATCGTTCGACAAATATGATCCCGAAAAGCCGTTTGTGGGTTGGTTGTTGGGTATCGCAAGAAACCAGGTGGGGCTTTACCGTCGAAGATCGCATCGCGATCGCCTGGTATTTGACGATTCTACCGTTGATCAGTTGGCCTGTGCGTTCAGCGAACTTCCCGATGGCGAGATTCATAAACTCGAGTTTCTACGCGGTTGTCTGGAAAAATTGAGCGAACGTGATCGGCGTTTGTGTGATTTACGATACGAGCAAGATCTGAAGCCTTCTGGAATCGCGACCACACTGGGAATCACATCCAACCGCGTTTCCAAAGCCCTGCAACGAATCCGCGATCAATTGCGAAACTGTATCGAGCGACAAGTCGCGCAAGCCAAAGGCGCGTTGTAA
- a CDS encoding DUF1501 domain-containing protein: MLEILGRPQTACGGIGRRELLQAGGAGLFGLNLPKVLQAESLASGSTPRAKNIIFLLLFGGPSQLETFDLKPDAPSTIRGPYSPIASRTPDLRICEKLPHCAAISDKFAVVRTMSHAFNDHSVGSHYIQTGKRWHIPIGGGFNATPQDWPSMGSVVEYLTQNPHLQHAISRNSTSGMPNYVVLPNSLGRLQTFSVQLRRPGEYAGWLGRGYDPVTTAIDKKDNNDNPYIRACTDQELTFQIDGLVSHESLTLDRMNRRRSLLDQFDQQRQRSENEKVLSAYDRFQQRALALVSSERTRQALDLRQESATTRDRYGRHLFGQSTLMARRLIEEGVRFVTVHWDAPDGYGWDSHINSKEVGDHLLPGLDQTLSALIVDLEERGMLDDTLVVCLGEMGRTPKGNANWGRDHWSTLFPAVLAGAGIRGGTVLGQSDKDAAYAVTPPHSPDDLAATLYDALGIDPELRLPDAQGRPVALVEDGHPIRELFG; the protein is encoded by the coding sequence ATGCTTGAGATCCTGGGCCGACCACAAACCGCCTGCGGGGGGATTGGACGACGTGAACTGCTTCAAGCGGGCGGCGCGGGGCTGTTCGGACTGAACTTGCCGAAAGTGCTGCAGGCCGAGTCCCTCGCATCCGGCTCAACACCACGCGCCAAGAATATCATCTTCCTGCTTCTGTTTGGCGGCCCCAGCCAACTGGAAACGTTCGATCTGAAGCCTGATGCTCCGAGTACGATTCGCGGTCCATATTCGCCAATCGCCAGTCGGACGCCCGATCTGCGAATCTGTGAAAAGCTTCCCCATTGCGCCGCCATTTCCGACAAGTTCGCCGTCGTACGGACGATGTCGCACGCCTTCAATGACCACAGTGTCGGCAGCCACTACATTCAGACCGGCAAGCGATGGCATATTCCGATTGGAGGCGGTTTCAATGCGACCCCTCAAGACTGGCCATCGATGGGATCGGTCGTCGAATACCTGACCCAGAATCCGCACCTGCAGCATGCCATCAGCCGAAACTCGACCAGCGGCATGCCGAACTACGTGGTCCTTCCCAACAGCCTGGGACGCCTGCAGACGTTCTCGGTCCAGCTTAGACGGCCCGGCGAATACGCTGGCTGGCTGGGGCGCGGCTACGATCCCGTCACCACCGCCATCGACAAGAAGGACAACAACGACAACCCGTATATTCGTGCCTGCACGGACCAGGAATTGACGTTTCAGATCGACGGACTGGTTTCGCATGAATCACTGACACTCGATCGCATGAACCGTCGTCGTTCGCTGCTCGACCAGTTCGATCAGCAGCGTCAACGATCTGAAAATGAAAAAGTGCTGTCGGCCTATGATCGGTTTCAACAGCGGGCATTGGCCCTGGTCAGTTCTGAACGGACCCGACAGGCTCTTGACTTACGGCAAGAATCGGCCACCACACGCGATCGATACGGTCGGCATCTGTTCGGACAATCGACGTTGATGGCGCGGCGGCTGATCGAAGAGGGCGTGCGTTTCGTCACCGTGCACTGGGATGCCCCCGATGGTTATGGCTGGGATTCGCACATCAACAGCAAAGAGGTCGGCGATCATCTGTTGCCGGGACTCGACCAAACACTCTCGGCCCTGATTGTCGATCTTGAAGAACGTGGCATGCTGGATGACACGCTGGTGGTCTGCCTGGGTGAGATGGGCCGTACGCCGAAGGGGAACGCCAACTGGGGTCGTGATCACTGGAGCACGCTGTTTCCGGCAGTTCTCGCCGGCGCGGGAATCCGCGGAGGAACCGTGCTGGGACAAAGCGACAAAGACGCGGCCTATGCCGTGACGCCGCCCCACAGCCCCGACGATCTGGCGGCGACGCTGTACGATGCGCTGGGAATCGATCCCGAGTTACGGTTACCCGACGCGCAGGGGCGTCCGGTCGCGCTGGTGGAAGACGGGCACCCGATTCGGGAACTGTTTGGCTGA
- a CDS encoding DUF1501 domain-containing protein, whose product MVGLAGLLADEGRLSAQDANAVDPLIAKPGHFRGRAKHVVHLFMNGGPSHVDTFDPKPMLDQYHGKPLPTSTLRTERKTGAAMRSPFAFQKYGQSGIEVSELFAKTAAHIDDIAVIRSLHAEVPNHEPSLMLMNCGDGRLSRPSFGAWVNYGLGTENRNLPGFIVMCPGGYPIVATQNWRSSFLPGACQGTYLDTNHTDIDKLIANIRNSRLSLVDQRRQLDLVKQLNVIHAEERQHAPLLEARIQSFELAYRMQTEAAEAFDLNREPKHVREMYGNGTHGRQLLITRRLIERGVRFIQIWSGAGQPWDNHDALQAQHQKLSGDWDGPIAAFLTDLKQCGLFDETLILWGGEFGRTPVAELPSLSGRDHNHYGFSCWLAGGGVKGGVVHGATDDFGFQAIENPVHVHDLHATMLHLLGFDHERLTYRYAGRDFRLTDVAGHVIHDVIA is encoded by the coding sequence ATGGTCGGACTGGCCGGATTGCTCGCCGACGAAGGACGATTGTCAGCACAAGACGCCAATGCGGTCGATCCATTGATTGCGAAACCGGGACATTTCCGCGGTCGTGCCAAGCATGTTGTGCATCTGTTTATGAATGGCGGTCCTTCCCACGTCGACACGTTCGATCCCAAACCGATGCTCGACCAATACCACGGCAAGCCCTTGCCCACTTCGACATTGCGAACGGAGCGCAAAACCGGTGCCGCCATGCGGTCGCCCTTCGCATTCCAGAAGTACGGCCAAAGCGGCATCGAAGTCAGCGAGCTTTTCGCGAAGACCGCGGCACACATCGACGATATTGCGGTGATTCGTTCGCTGCACGCCGAAGTGCCGAATCACGAACCTTCGTTGATGCTGATGAACTGCGGTGACGGACGGCTCTCGCGCCCCAGTTTTGGAGCCTGGGTCAACTATGGGTTGGGAACCGAGAATCGCAATCTGCCAGGGTTCATTGTCATGTGCCCAGGCGGATACCCGATCGTCGCCACCCAGAACTGGCGTTCCTCGTTTCTTCCGGGTGCCTGCCAGGGAACATATCTCGACACGAATCACACCGACATCGACAAACTCATCGCCAACATTCGCAATTCGCGGCTCTCACTGGTCGACCAGCGCCGGCAGTTGGACCTTGTCAAACAACTGAATGTCATTCACGCAGAAGAACGTCAGCACGCGCCACTTCTCGAGGCACGGATTCAATCGTTCGAGCTCGCCTATCGCATGCAGACCGAAGCGGCCGAAGCGTTTGATCTGAATCGCGAACCGAAGCACGTTCGTGAGATGTATGGAAACGGTACCCACGGTCGCCAACTTCTGATCACGCGACGGTTGATCGAACGCGGAGTGCGATTCATTCAGATCTGGAGCGGCGCGGGCCAGCCATGGGACAATCATGACGCCCTGCAGGCCCAGCACCAGAAACTGTCGGGCGACTGGGACGGTCCGATCGCGGCGTTTCTGACGGACTTGAAGCAATGCGGATTGTTCGACGAAACCTTGATCCTCTGGGGGGGCGAATTCGGACGGACCCCTGTCGCCGAATTACCCAGTCTCAGCGGTCGCGACCATAACCACTATGGATTTTCGTGCTGGCTGGCGGGTGGCGGCGTCAAAGGGGGCGTCGTTCATGGTGCCACCGACGATTTCGGATTTCAGGCGATTGAGAATCCGGTTCACGTTCACGACCTGCATGCCACGATGTTGCACTTGCTTGGATTCGACCATGAACGACTTACGTATCGCTATGCGGGTCGCGATTTCCGTTTGACGGATGTCGCCGGTCATGTCATTCATGACGTGATCGCGTAG
- a CDS encoding ABC-2 transporter permease: MLHGVFALFFRSLRGDARSVWVHLCWLLLLLVIYAALCIAQVQSMIMGAPGLNFFRSVIYADAFFVTLLGISYFSSAISEEKEEDTLGLMTMAGISPLGILLGKSTTRLFQVFLLLAVQYPFTLLAVTLGGLLSSQIVAAYAALLAYTTLLANAGLFCSVLCRRNRDAAGLTVLCMVAYSILPICALLLLEFYRSGASEVPGWLLTIRPVIELPLQWISQSNVFGQLGQVTDSSTELGITPQIVTNLLGAVILFFLSWWLFGYVSHEPVTDGATRAMVPRKTGRLRWFSAGRTWDAAIVWKDFHFVAGGWFAIAVRCSLYIGLYWLAFAAIYPWNELQGSRQVRWEDATSGYQFFVVPLFVVDCTMCLSRLFQDEIRQQTLASLLMLPQTIPHIVYSKVAGCLCGLIPGMVAILAAFLLMHESHHVLSEVLDESWFWWTLANFLLVIHLSAMLSTYLRWGAFATAVGLTLGSIMLSMMLVGVLFAPGVEPATVFGLLTVAVLGACACCHLVVLLRIPALGEK; encoded by the coding sequence ATGTTACACGGAGTCTTTGCACTCTTCTTTCGTTCGCTCCGTGGTGACGCGCGGTCCGTCTGGGTCCATTTGTGTTGGCTGCTGTTGCTACTGGTCATCTATGCCGCCCTGTGCATCGCCCAGGTGCAGAGCATGATCATGGGTGCACCGGGACTGAACTTCTTTCGCTCTGTCATCTATGCCGACGCGTTCTTCGTGACGCTGTTGGGAATCAGTTATTTCTCAAGTGCCATTTCTGAAGAGAAAGAAGAGGACACACTCGGACTGATGACCATGGCTGGAATCAGTCCGCTGGGGATTTTGCTGGGCAAGTCGACGACCCGTTTGTTTCAAGTCTTTTTGCTTTTAGCCGTGCAATACCCCTTCACACTGCTGGCCGTGACGCTGGGGGGGCTGTTGTCTTCGCAGATCGTCGCGGCGTATGCGGCGTTGCTCGCCTATACCACGCTGCTCGCGAACGCCGGGTTGTTCTGTTCGGTCCTGTGCCGCCGGAATCGCGACGCGGCGGGACTGACTGTGCTGTGTATGGTGGCGTATTCGATCCTGCCGATTTGCGCTCTACTTCTGCTGGAGTTCTATCGATCGGGGGCGAGCGAAGTCCCTGGATGGCTGTTAACGATCAGGCCGGTGATCGAGCTTCCCCTGCAATGGATTTCTCAATCGAACGTCTTTGGACAGCTCGGCCAAGTCACCGACTCCTCCACCGAACTAGGCATCACGCCGCAGATCGTGACCAACCTGCTGGGTGCCGTGATTCTCTTTTTCTTGTCGTGGTGGCTGTTTGGATACGTTTCGCACGAACCCGTGACGGATGGTGCCACGCGCGCGATGGTCCCTCGCAAGACGGGCCGCCTGCGTTGGTTCAGCGCGGGGCGCACCTGGGATGCAGCCATCGTCTGGAAAGACTTTCATTTCGTCGCGGGTGGATGGTTCGCCATTGCTGTTCGGTGCTCGCTGTATATTGGTCTATACTGGCTGGCGTTCGCGGCGATCTATCCCTGGAATGAACTGCAGGGGTCACGACAGGTTCGGTGGGAAGATGCCACTTCGGGTTATCAGTTCTTTGTCGTACCACTGTTTGTGGTCGACTGCACAATGTGTCTGTCGCGACTGTTTCAAGACGAAATTCGTCAGCAGACACTCGCTTCCCTCTTGATGTTACCCCAGACCATCCCGCACATTGTCTATTCGAAAGTGGCAGGTTGTTTGTGCGGTCTGATCCCCGGAATGGTCGCCATCCTGGCCGCATTTCTGCTGATGCACGAATCGCATCATGTGTTGAGTGAAGTTCTGGATGAATCGTGGTTCTGGTGGACACTCGCCAACTTCCTGCTGGTGATTCATCTCAGCGCCATGCTGTCGACCTATTTGCGGTGGGGTGCCTTCGCAACGGCCGTGGGGCTCACCTTGGGATCGATCATGCTGTCGATGATGCTCGTGGGAGTGCTCTTCGCGCCAGGCGTCGAACCTGCAACAGTTTTCGGATTATTGACCGTCGCGGTCCTGGGCGCTTGTGCCTGCTGCCACTTGGTTGTGCTTCTCCGAATTCCGGCCTTGGGAGAAAAATGA
- a CDS encoding WD40 repeat domain-containing protein, with amino-acid sequence MTVIQCISNVVRRRLVFLACVLAPNLALSQQPELRGTYKTFTETKYLQFSPDGKFFAASTGDGTIELHTSADGSEYARCGQASGEDSPIAFSMDSKTLVYGTDNGRLVLWDIEQKKQTRSIDLTVRFTSLAFSPDGMHLAFSQLDKVAVMDWETKKLPPMLETKPGVLHVSFSSDGKLLATANKGKVVRVWDWKAKKAKWTLNCKARVASVCFSPDGKWLAAASDQVQIWDVKTGKEKFTLKGHGKLVGAVTFSSDGKWLASAGEDGTIRLWDTATEKDKFNFKAHDKYVTALAFGPNSDVLASGSFDNTVKLWVIGE; translated from the coding sequence ATGACAGTGATACAGTGCATAAGCAATGTTGTCCGTCGTCGACTGGTTTTTCTGGCCTGTGTGCTGGCCCCAAATCTTGCGCTCTCGCAACAGCCAGAGTTACGTGGAACCTACAAGACGTTCACTGAAACCAAGTACTTGCAATTCAGCCCTGACGGGAAATTCTTCGCGGCGAGTACTGGAGACGGGACGATCGAACTCCATACGTCCGCGGACGGTTCTGAATACGCTCGCTGTGGTCAGGCGTCGGGCGAGGATTCCCCGATTGCGTTCAGTATGGACAGTAAGACGCTTGTGTATGGGACCGATAATGGCCGTCTGGTGCTCTGGGATATAGAACAGAAAAAGCAAACCCGTTCGATTGATTTGACCGTTCGATTTACGTCTCTCGCATTCAGTCCTGACGGCATGCACCTGGCGTTTTCTCAACTCGACAAAGTGGCAGTGATGGATTGGGAGACAAAAAAGCTCCCACCGATGCTGGAGACAAAGCCAGGTGTGCTCCACGTGAGCTTCAGCTCGGACGGCAAATTGCTGGCGACGGCAAATAAGGGCAAAGTCGTCCGAGTATGGGATTGGAAAGCCAAAAAGGCCAAATGGACACTGAACTGCAAGGCCCGCGTTGCGAGCGTCTGCTTCAGCCCTGATGGAAAATGGCTCGCTGCGGCCAGCGATCAGGTCCAGATCTGGGACGTCAAAACGGGTAAAGAAAAGTTCACGCTGAAAGGCCATGGTAAACTCGTTGGCGCCGTCACGTTCAGTTCAGACGGAAAGTGGCTCGCATCCGCAGGCGAAGATGGAACGATTCGACTCTGGGATACCGCCACAGAAAAAGACAAATTCAACTTCAAGGCACACGACAAATATGTGACGGCTCTCGCCTTTGGTCCAAACAGTGACGTGCTTGCCTCTGGCAGCTTCGACAACACGGTCAAGCTCTGGGTGATTGGAGAATGA